The genomic DNA GTCGCCGCCCCGCGCATCCGTCCGGGAACTACGCCCAGCTGGACGGCCGTGACGGCGGTCGCCGTCGCCAGGAGGACGCCCATGCCAAGCCAGGCCAGACCGGCGAGGGCCACCTCGATGACCAGCCACGGCATCGGGATCAGCCCTTGTCCTGCTTGGCCTTCGCCTTGGCCGCCTTCTTCTGCTCGCGGAGCACGAACACCTTCTCGAACTCGTCGACGTCGGCGATCGAAGGCCAGTCCGCGGCCTCGGTCTCCCAGCCGGGGGGTCCTTCGCCGAGCCGCTTGCCGACGACGCCCACGAATATGCGAGCCTTTGCCTTCCCGAACCCGGGCAGCGCCTCGAGCCGACGGCGCAGCGCTGCCCCGTCTTCGGCCTCGGTCCAGATGCGGCTGGTCTCCCCGCCGTACTCGTCGACGACGATCTGGCATAGATC from Acidimicrobiia bacterium includes the following:
- a CDS encoding HhH-GPD-type base excision DNA repair protein: MPDALPFTEDADANRLLASNPTALVIGMLLDQQFPMERAFYSPYLLQVRTGGDLDAATIAAMDEADLEAAFVGPPALHRFPKAMAERARDLCQIVVDEYGGETSRIWTEAEDGAALRRRLEALPGFGKAKARIFVGVVGKRLGEGPPGWETEAADWPSIADVDEFEKVFVLREQKKAAKAKAKQDKG